The following proteins come from a genomic window of Diceros bicornis minor isolate mBicDic1 chromosome 4, mDicBic1.mat.cur, whole genome shotgun sequence:
- the LOC131402937 gene encoding small proline-rich protein 2E, whose protein sequence is MSYQQQQCKQPCQPPPVFPPKCPEPCPPPKCPEPCPPPKCPEPCPPQQCQQKCPPVQPPPPCQQKCPPKSK, encoded by the coding sequence ATGTCTTATCAACAGCAGCAGTGTAAGCAGCCCTGCCAGCCACCTCCTGTGTTTCCACCTAAGTGCCCAGAGCCATGCCCACCGCCAAAGTGCCCCGAGCCGTGCCCACCCCCAAAGTGCCCCGAGCCGTGCCCACCTCAGCAGTGCCAGCAGAAATGCCCTCCTGTGCAACCCCCTCCACCATGCCAGCAGAAGTGCCCACCCAAGAGCAAGTGA